ATCGAGCGTCTTTCTAAGATTTATTCCATGGGGGATATTCGAGTTCTGGCCCTTAGGGAAGTCTCTTTGTCCATACAAAGGGGGGAGTTTGTATCCATTATGGGACCTTCCGGCTCGGGGAAAAGCACCTTTATGAATATTCTGGGATGCCTGGATAAACCCACCAGTGGAACTTATCTCTTAGATGGAATCGAAGTAACCCGCCTCAATAAAAAAGAACTGGCCCAATTGCGAAATAAAAAACTGGGATTTGTGTTTCAAAACTTCAACCTTCTTCCCAGAACCTCGGCCCTTGAAAATGTAGAGCTTCCTTTATTGTATAGCCAGGTTCCTTCCAGGGAACGAAAAGCCCGGGCCCTGGAGGTTTTAAGAAAAGTAGGTCTGGAAGGGCGGGAGTTTCATTATCCAAACCAGCTTTCTGGAGGTCAACAACAAAGGGTTGCCATTGCCCGGGCTTTGATCAATAAGCCCTCTATTCTCTTGGCCGATGAACCTACAGGTAACCTGGATAGCCTCATGAGTGTAGAAATCATGCGGGTTTTCCAGCAACTCAATGAAGAGGGAATGACTCTGGTTTTGGTAACCCATGAACCGGATATCGCGGCCTATACCAAAAGGATTGTGACCTTTCGGGATGGAAAAATTGTCCAGGACAGATGGGTTGAGAAACCTCTCCGGGCAGAGGAAGAACTCAAACTGCTCCTGGAACAGAAACAGGTAGAAAATTATGCTGTCAATTTTTCGAATAGCCTTTAAGGCTTTGAATCGTAATAAAATGCGTTCAGCCCTAACCATGCTTGGGGTCATCATTGGCGTAGGAGCCGTCATTGCCATGATCGGTATCGCTCAGGGGGCTAAAGCTTCTACGGAGGAGGCTATCAAGAAACTGGGGACTAACTCCCTGATTGTATTTCCCGGGAGTGTAACTCGGGGGGGCGTTCGAACCGGTTTTGGAAGTACCATAACCCTCACGGCCGATGATGCCAAAGCCATCGAGAAAGAATGTCCGGCCGTTGCTCTGGTATCCCCGGGGACCCGGACAACCGCTCAGGTGGTTTATAATAACCAGAACTGGTTTACTGCCATCAATGGGGTTGGTCCGGCTTATCAGGAGATCCGTGCCTGGCCCTTAGAATCCGGACGATTCATCACGTCTCAAGATGTAGACGCCATGACCAAGGTCGCAGTGGTGGGCAAAACAGTCGTAGAAAACTTGTTTAATGGAGATGACCCTATCGGTCAAACCATCCGGATTAAGAAGGTTCCCTTTACAGTGATAGGAGTTCTAAGTTCCAAAGGGCAGGTCATGGGACAGGATCAGGATGATGTGATTCTGATCCCTTATACTACCGCACAGAGTCGGATCATGGGAATTACCTATGTTAACAATATTTCCGTTTCTGCAATCAGCGAGCAGGCCTCTTCGGAGGCTCAGGCCCAGATTACCGAACTTTTACGCAAGCGCCACCGTTTGCAACCTGGCCAAGAGAATGATTTTTCCATCCGAAGTCAATTGGAAACAGCCGCTGCTGCCGAGGAATCCAGTCGAGTCATGACGATGTTATTGGGTAGTGTGGCTTCGGTATCCCTCATCGTAGGAGGGATCGGAATCATGAATATTATGTTGGTCTCTGTGACGGAGCGAACCCGTGAGATAGGAATCCGGATGGCTGTAGGGGCCCAGGAAAAGGATATTCTGCTTCAGTTTTTGATTGAAGCCTTTGTACTTAGCTTGATTGGAGGCATTATCGGTATCGGTGCAGGGATTTTATCTGCCAGATTAATTTCCTATCTGGCCGGCTGGCCTACCCTGATTTCTCCCTCCTCTATTG
This portion of the Candidatus Limnocylindrales bacterium genome encodes:
- a CDS encoding ABC transporter ATP-binding protein, with product MIQIERLSKIYSMGDIRVLALREVSLSIQRGEFVSIMGPSGSGKSTFMNILGCLDKPTSGTYLLDGIEVTRLNKKELAQLRNKKLGFVFQNFNLLPRTSALENVELPLLYSQVPSRERKARALEVLRKVGLEGREFHYPNQLSGGQQQRVAIARALINKPSILLADEPTGNLDSLMSVEIMRVFQQLNEEGMTLVLVTHEPDIAAYTKRIVTFRDGKIVQDRWVEKPLRAEEELKLLLEQKQVENYAVNFSNSL
- a CDS encoding ABC transporter permease → MLSIFRIAFKALNRNKMRSALTMLGVIIGVGAVIAMIGIAQGAKASTEEAIKKLGTNSLIVFPGSVTRGGVRTGFGSTITLTADDAKAIEKECPAVALVSPGTRTTAQVVYNNQNWFTAINGVGPAYQEIRAWPLESGRFITSQDVDAMTKVAVVGKTVVENLFNGDDPIGQTIRIKKVPFTVIGVLSSKGQVMGQDQDDVILIPYTTAQSRIMGITYVNNISVSAISEQASSEAQAQITELLRKRHRLQPGQENDFSIRSQLETAAAAEESSRVMTMLLGSVASVSLIVGGIGIMNIMLVSVTERTREIGIRMAVGAQEKDILLQFLIEAFVLSLIGGIIGIGAGILSARLISYLAGWPTLISPSSIVISFVFAGLVGVFFGLYPAKKASRLDPIEALRYE